In Monodelphis domestica isolate mMonDom1 chromosome 3, mMonDom1.pri, whole genome shotgun sequence, the following proteins share a genomic window:
- the LOC103106271 gene encoding transcription initiation factor TFIID subunit 7-like has protein sequence IDAEAFSTWWEIIVEDETKKADNPVCLAGLDISSPGMSGHKQGHGSSEHELREIFKDISSSSEEEDERDSHDDEDINIIDTEEDLERQLQDKLDESSEQCQEDEQTNQMVMGIQKQIDIMKGKLQETQGRVKRQEDLIIKVENMALKIRLQAMLDEFKQQEEQEKQQLSSLVEQLESLLEK, from the coding sequence ATAGATGCAGAAGCTTTCAGTACTTGGTGGGAGATAATTGTAGAAGATGAAACAAAGAAAGCAGACAACCCAGTTTGCCTGGCAGGCCTAGATATTTCCTCTCCAGGAATGAGTGGCCACAAGCAGGGCCATGGCTCCTCAGAACATGAGCTTCGAGAGATATTTAAGGACATTAGCAGCAGTAGTGAAGAGGAAGATGAGAGGGATTCTCATGATGATGAAGATATAAACATCATTGACACTGAGGAAGACCTAGAGAGGCAGCTACAAGACAAGCTTGATGAATCCAGTGAACAGTGCCAAGAAGATGAGCAAACAAATCAGATGGTTATGGGAATTCAGAAGCAGATTGATATAATGAAAGGGAAACTCCAGGAGACCCAAGGGAGAGTAAAACGACAGGAAGACCTCATTATCAAAGTAGAAAATATGGCCCTCAAGATTCGTCTTCAGGCTATGCTGGATGAGTTCAAACAGCAGGAAGAACAAGAGAAGCAACAGCTCAGTTCCTTGGTGGAACAACTAGAATCACTCCTGGAAAAATAA
- the LOC100025566 gene encoding splicing factor 3B subunit 2-like: MCSHPSKRGELVPRAVLDSLKTLIGSYEERRGQESTIKSQIKTFYKTANICQILVCSVDGDLYPPSEEPVATTDPKASKKKDKDRESPPGPLPPPGEVNRETDDPSVGPKIPQALEKILQLKEIRQEELISVHEVEDMETDTKSSLGVAASETEEDTGSFSKEEKNRKRRNRKKKKKPQHVAAGLGAPSGGCEKETPCPSGTDSPTATVEIEYVTEEPEPYEPNFIFFKRIFQAFKLTYNVKKEKEPEKLDKLENSTAPKKGFEDEHKDNDDDSDDEQEKKPEAPKRSKKNLRRMNRFTVDELKQLVARPDVVEMHDVTAQDPKLLVHLKATRNSVPVPRHWCFKHKYLQGKRGIEKPPFELPDFIKRTGIQEMREAFQEQEEQKTMKSKMREKVRPKMGKIDIDYQKLHDAFFKWQTKPKLTIHGDLYYEGKEFETRLKEKKPGDLSDELRISLGMPVGPNAHKVPPPWLIAMQRYGPPPSYPNLKILGLNSPIPESCSFGYHAGGWGKPPVDETGKPLYGDVFGTNAVEFQTKTEEEEIDPTLWGELEPSNEKSSEEEEESDEDKLNEAGFITPADSGLITPRGFSSVPAGMEIPELIELRKKKIKEAMNGSETPQLFTVLPEKRTATVGGAMMGSTHIYDMSTVMSRKGPAPKLQGVEVALAPEELELDPMAMTQKYEEHMLEQQAQVEKEDFSDMVADHAAKQKQKKQKAQPQESRGGSKKYKEFKF; this comes from the exons ATGTGTAGCCACCCCTCCAAAAGGGGAGAACTGGTTCCCAGGGCAGTGCTAGACAGTTTGAAAACTCTGATTGGCTCCTATGAAGAGCGGAGAGGACAAGAAAGCACCATAAAAAGCCAA ATAAAAACCTTTTACAAGACAGCAAATATCTGTCAGATCCTTGTGTGCAGCGTGGATGGGGATCTTTACCCACCTTCAGAAGAACCAGTTGCTACTACTGATCCAAAAGCaagtaagaaaaaagataaagacagGGAGAGTCCTCCGGGTCCCCTACCTCCACCGGGAGAAGTAAACAGAGAGACGGATGACCCCAGCGTGGGTCCCAAGATTCCACAGGCTTTAGAGAAGATTCTTCAGCTGAAGGAAATTCGCCAAGAAGAGCTGATATCAGTACATGAAGTAGAGGACATGGAGACAGACACAAAGTCATCCTTGGGGGTTGCTGCGTCTGAGACTGAAGAAGACACAGGATCTTTTTCTAAAGAGGAGAAAAACCGAAAGAGACGGAACcgcaagaagaagaagaagcccCAACATGTGGCAGCGGGACTTGGTGCCCCCTCTGGGGGCTGTGAGAAAGAGACTCCATGCCCCAGTGGCACAGACTCTCCGACTGCCACGGTAGAGATCGAGTATGTAACTGAGGAACCTGAACCCTATGAaccaaactttattttttttaagaggatTTTCCAAGCTTTCAAGCTAACTTATAAtgtgaagaaagagaaggagccAGAGAAACTGGACAAGTTGGAGAACTCCACAGCTCCCAAGAAGGGCTTCGAGGATGAGCACAAAGACAATGATGACGATAGTGATGATGAGCAGGAGAAGAAACCCGAGGCTCCGAAACGATCTAAAAAAAATCTACGGAGGATGAACCGTTTTACTGTGGATGAGCTGAAGCAGCTGGTGGCCCGGCCAGATGTGGTGGAGATGCATGATGTGACAGCCCAGGACCCCAAGCTATTGGTGCACCTAAAGGCCACCAGGAACTCGGTGCCAGTGCCACGCCACTGGTGCTTTAAGCACAAATACCTGCAGGGCAAGCGAGGCATTGAGAAGCCCCCTTTTGAATTGCCCGATTTCATTAAACGAACCGGAATTCAGGAGATGCGAGAGGCTTTCCAGGAGCAGGAAGAACAGAAGACCATGAAgtcaaaaatgagagaaaaggttAGACCCAAGATGGGGAAGATTGACATTGACTACCAGAAACTCCATGATGCCTTCTTCAAGTGGCAGACCAAGCCAAAATTGACGATTCATGGGGACCTTTACTATGAGGGGAAAGAGTTTGAGACTAGGTTGAAGGAGAAGAAGCCGGGAGATTTGTCAGATGAATTGAGGATTTCATTGGGGATGCCAGTTGGACCAAATGCCCACAAAGTTCCTCCTCCATGGCTAATTGCTATGCAGCGATATGGACCTCCCCCTTCATACCCCAACCTGAAGATCCTTGGACTGAATTCTCCCATCCCTGAGAGCTGTTCCTTTGGTTACCATGCTGGGGGCTGGGGCAAACCTCCTGTGGACGAGACTGGGAAACCGCTATACGGAGATGTATTTGGAACCAATGCAGTGGAATTCCAGACCaagacagaggaagaagagattgaCCCGACTCTTTGGGGTGAGCTGGAGCCTTCTAATGAGAAATCCtcggaggaggaagaagagagtgatGAAGATAAACTTAATGAAGCAGGCTTCATTACCCCTGCAGACAGTGGTCTTATCACCCCTAGGGGCTTCTCTTCAGTGCCAGCTGGGATGGAGATACCTGAACTGATTGAACTCCGAAAAAAGAAGATTAAAGAGGCTATGAATGGCAGTGAGACACCCCAGCTGTTCACTGTGCTTCCTGAGAAGAGGACGGCCACCGTTGGTGGAGCCATGATGGGTTCCACCCATATTTATGACATGTCTACGGTGATGAGCCGGAAGGGCCCAGCCCCTAAACTACAAGGGGTGGAAGTGGCCTTGGCCCCCGAGGAGTTGGAGCTGGATCCCATGGCAATGACCCAGAAATATGAGGAACACATGCTCGAACAACAGGCCCAGGTGGAGAAGGAGGACTTCAGTGACATGGTGGCTGATCATGCTGCCAAGCagaagcaaaagaagcagaaggcTCAGCCCCAGGAGAGCAGAGGGGGAAGTAAGAAGTACAAAGAATTCAAGTTTTAA